In Peromyscus leucopus breed LL Stock chromosome 16_21, UCI_PerLeu_2.1, whole genome shotgun sequence, a single genomic region encodes these proteins:
- the Ubd gene encoding ubiquitin D codes for MASCICIVHSEQWPLMTFDATESDKVKKINEHIRSQTKVSVHDQILLLGSEILKPQRKLSSYGIDKETTIHLTLKVVKPSDEELPLFLVESSNEGQRHLLHVRRSSSVAQVKEMIEKVTTVTPKTQIVTCNGKRLEDGKIMADYNIRRGSLLFLTMHCIGG; via the exons ATGGCTTCCTGCATCTGT ATTGTCCACTCTGAGCAATGGCCATTGATGACCTTTGATGCCACTGAGAGTGACAAAGTGAAGAAGATAAATGAACATATCAGATCCCAAACCAAGGTTTCTGTGCATGATCAGATCCTTCTGCTAGGCTCCGAGATCCTCAAGCCCCAGAGAAAACTGTCATCTTATGGCATTGACAAGGAAACAACCATCCACCTCACCCTGAAAGTGGTGAAGCCCAGTGATGAAGAGCTGCCCTTGTTTTTGGTGGAGTCAAGCAACGAGGGGCAAAGGCACCTCCTCCACGTTCGAAGATCCAGCTCAGTGGCCCAGGTGAAAGAGATGATTGAGAAGGTGACCACCGTGACCCCCAAGACTCAGATTGTGACTTGCAATGGAAAGAGGctggaagatggaaagatcatGGCCGACTACAACATCAGGAGGGGCAGTTTGCTCTTTCTGACAATGCACTGCATTGGGGGGTGA
- the LOC114682680 gene encoding olfactory receptor 2H2-like: protein MANHSSPAGFFLLGFSENPHLEKILFVVVLCSYLLTLLGNTLILLLSTLDPRLHSPMYFFLSNLSFLDLCFTTTCVPQMLVNLWGPTKTISFLGCFVQLFIFRSLGTTECILLTVMAFDRYVAVCQPLHYATIIHPRLCRQLAAVAWAIGLVQSTVQTPPTLRLPFCPHRQIDDFLCEVPSLIRLSCGDTTFNEIQMAIASIFIVVVPLSLILVSYGAIARAVMRISSAKGRRKAFGTCSSHLIVVTLFYSSVIAVYLQPKNPYAQERGKFFGLFYAVGTPSLNPLVYTLRNKEVKRAFWRLLGKDGDSGES from the coding sequence ATGGCCAACCACAGCTCCCCAGCAGGCTTCTTCCTGCTGGGCTTCTCTGAAAACCCACACCTGGAAAAGATTCTCTTTGTGGTTGTCTTGTGTTCCTACCTCCTCACACTCCTAGGAAACACACTCATCCTCCTGCTGTCCACACTGGACCCCAGGCTCCACTCTccaatgtacttcttcctctcaaACCTCTCCTTCTTGGACCTCTGCTTCACCACAACCTGTGTGCCCCAGATGCTGGTCAACCTCTGGGGACCCACAAAGACCATCAGCTTCCTGGGATGCTTTGTCCAGCTCTTCATCTTCAGGTCCTTGGGAACAACCGAGTGCATCCTCCTGACAGTGATGGCCTTTGACCGCTATGTGGCAGTCTGCCAGCCCCTGCACTATGCCACCATCATCCACCCCCGCCTGTGTCGGCAACTGGCCGCTGTGGCCTGGGCTATAGGTTTGGTCCAATCCACAGTTCAAACACCTCCCACCCTCCGCCTGCCATTCTGTCCccatagacagatagatgacttTCTATGTGAAGTCCCATCTCTAATTCGACTCTCCTGTGGGGACACTACTTTTAATGAGATCCAGATGGCTATTGCTAGTATCTTCATTGTGGTTGTTCCTCTGAGCCTCATCCTTGTCTCTTATGGTGCTATCGCCAGGGCAGTGATGAGGATAAGCTCTGCAAAGGGACGCAGGAAAGCTTTTGGGacctgctcctcccacctcatCGTGGTCACCCTCTTCTACAGCTCAGTCATTGCTGTCTATCTGCAGCCTAAAAATCCCTATGCCCAAGAGAGAGGCAAGTTCTTTGGTCTCTTCTACGCAGTGGGCACTCCTTCTCTTAACCCTCTTGTATACACCCTGAGGAACAAGGAGGTCAAGAGGGCCTTCTGGAGGCTGCTGGGGAAGGATGGAGACTCTGGGGAGAGCTGA